A window of Calonectris borealis chromosome 3, bCalBor7.hap1.2, whole genome shotgun sequence contains these coding sequences:
- the KATNA1 gene encoding katanin p60 ATPase-containing subunit A1 isoform X2 → MMQKSGLCQYLLNVGPRKRQSAQCSDCRGHNNRVSAAVRGPHRPSSRNPNDKGKAVRSREKKDQQNKGKEEKNKSTSEISESEPKKFDSTGYDKDLVEALERDIISQNPNIRWDDIADLVDAKKLLKEAVVLPMWMPEFFKGIRRPWKGVLMVGPPGTGKTLLAKAVATECKTTFFNVSSSTLTSKYRGESEKLVRLLFEMARFYAPTTIFIDEIDSICSRRGTSEEHEASRRVKAELLVQMDGVGGATENDDPSKMVMVLAATNFPWDIDEALRRRLEKRIYIPLPSAKGREELLRINLRELELADDVDLANIAEKMEGYSGADITNVCRDASLMAMRRRIEGLTPEEIRNLSRDEMHMPTTMEDFEIALKKVSKSVSAADIEKYEKWIVEFGSC, encoded by the exons ATGATGCAGAAGTCTGGTCTTTGCCAGTACCTGCTGAACGTAG GACCCAGAAAACGTCAGTCTGCTCAATGCAGTGATTGCAGAGGTCACAATAATCGTGTAAGTGCAGCTGTCAGAGGCCCTCACCGTCCATCCTCTCGAAATCCCAATGATAAAGGGAAGGCGGTCCGCAGCCGGGAAAAAAAGGAtcagcaaaataaaggaaaagaggaaaag AACAAATCCACATCTGAGATTTCAGAGTCTGAACCAAAGAAATTTGATAGTACTGGATACGATAAAGATTTAGTAGAAGCTTTGGAAAGAGATATAATTTCTCAGAATCCCAACATTCGATG GGATGACATTGCTGATTTAGTAGACGCCAAAAAGCTGCTTAAGGAAGCTGTAGTTTTACCGATGTGGATGCCGGAGTTTTTTAAGGGAATTAGAAGACCATGGAAG ggTGTGCTGATGGTTGGTCCTCCTGGTACTGGAAAGACCCTTCTGGCAAAAGCTGTAGCCACTGAATGCAAGACTACTTTTTTCAATGTTTCTTCTTCCACACTTACCTCAAAATACAGAGGAGAATCTGAGAAACTTGTTCGTCTACTGTTTGAAATG gCTCGATTTTATGCCCCGACAACAATATTTATTGATGAGATAGACTCTATCTGTAGTCGCAGGGGAACTTCAGAGGAGCATGAAGCTAGCCGACGTGTGAAGGCAGAACTGCTAGTTCAAATGGATG GTGTTGGAGGGGCTACTGAAAATGATGATCCTTCCAAGATGGTCATGGTACTTGCTGCTACTAATTTTCCTTGGGATATTGATGAAGCCCTAAGACGGAGACTAGAAAAGAGAATTTACATTCCTTTACCATCAG CAAAAGGTAGAGAGGAACTCCTAAGAATAAATCTGCGAGAGCTGGAACTGGCTGATGATGTTGACCTTGCAAATATAGCTGAGAAAATGGAGGGTTATTCAGGTGCAGACATTACCAACGTATGCAG AGATGCATCATTGATGGCTATGAGAAGGCGTATTGAAGGCTTGACAccagaagaaataagaaatcttTCCCGAGATGAAATGCACATGCCAACAACTATGGAAGACTTTGAAATAGCTTTGAAGAAAGTTTCTAAATCTGTATCTGCTGCGGACATTGAGAAATATGAGAAATGGATAGTTGAATTTGGATCATGCTGA
- the KATNA1 gene encoding katanin p60 ATPase-containing subunit A1 isoform X1 has product MLNMSLVMISENVKLAREYALLGNYDSAMVYYQGVLDQMNKYLYSVRDTYLQQKWQQVWQEISVEAKHVKDIMKTLESFKLDSTPLKASQQELPAHDAEVWSLPVPAERRPSPGPRKRQSAQCSDCRGHNNRVSAAVRGPHRPSSRNPNDKGKAVRSREKKDQQNKGKEEKNKSTSEISESEPKKFDSTGYDKDLVEALERDIISQNPNIRWDDIADLVDAKKLLKEAVVLPMWMPEFFKGIRRPWKGVLMVGPPGTGKTLLAKAVATECKTTFFNVSSSTLTSKYRGESEKLVRLLFEMARFYAPTTIFIDEIDSICSRRGTSEEHEASRRVKAELLVQMDGVGGATENDDPSKMVMVLAATNFPWDIDEALRRRLEKRIYIPLPSAKGREELLRINLRELELADDVDLANIAEKMEGYSGADITNVCRDASLMAMRRRIEGLTPEEIRNLSRDEMHMPTTMEDFEIALKKVSKSVSAADIEKYEKWIVEFGSC; this is encoded by the exons atgTTGAACATGAGCCTTGTTATGATCAGTGAGAATGTAAAGCTGGCCCGTGAATATGCCTTACTGGGAAATTATGACTCTGCAATGGTCTACTACCAGGGTGTTCTTGACCAAATGAATAAGTACCTCTACTCTGTCAGAGATACGTATCTGCAACAGAAATGGCAACAG gtttgGCAGGAGATAAGTGTGGAAGCTAAGCATGTGAAGGATATAATGAAAACACTAGAGAGTTTTAAACTAGACAGTACTCCGTTGAAAGCTTCACAACAAGAATTACCAGCTCATGATGCAGAAGTCTGGTCTTTGCCAGTACCTGCTGAACGTAG ACCTTCGCCAGGACCCAGAAAACGTCAGTCTGCTCAATGCAGTGATTGCAGAGGTCACAATAATCGTGTAAGTGCAGCTGTCAGAGGCCCTCACCGTCCATCCTCTCGAAATCCCAATGATAAAGGGAAGGCGGTCCGCAGCCGGGAAAAAAAGGAtcagcaaaataaaggaaaagaggaaaag AACAAATCCACATCTGAGATTTCAGAGTCTGAACCAAAGAAATTTGATAGTACTGGATACGATAAAGATTTAGTAGAAGCTTTGGAAAGAGATATAATTTCTCAGAATCCCAACATTCGATG GGATGACATTGCTGATTTAGTAGACGCCAAAAAGCTGCTTAAGGAAGCTGTAGTTTTACCGATGTGGATGCCGGAGTTTTTTAAGGGAATTAGAAGACCATGGAAG ggTGTGCTGATGGTTGGTCCTCCTGGTACTGGAAAGACCCTTCTGGCAAAAGCTGTAGCCACTGAATGCAAGACTACTTTTTTCAATGTTTCTTCTTCCACACTTACCTCAAAATACAGAGGAGAATCTGAGAAACTTGTTCGTCTACTGTTTGAAATG gCTCGATTTTATGCCCCGACAACAATATTTATTGATGAGATAGACTCTATCTGTAGTCGCAGGGGAACTTCAGAGGAGCATGAAGCTAGCCGACGTGTGAAGGCAGAACTGCTAGTTCAAATGGATG GTGTTGGAGGGGCTACTGAAAATGATGATCCTTCCAAGATGGTCATGGTACTTGCTGCTACTAATTTTCCTTGGGATATTGATGAAGCCCTAAGACGGAGACTAGAAAAGAGAATTTACATTCCTTTACCATCAG CAAAAGGTAGAGAGGAACTCCTAAGAATAAATCTGCGAGAGCTGGAACTGGCTGATGATGTTGACCTTGCAAATATAGCTGAGAAAATGGAGGGTTATTCAGGTGCAGACATTACCAACGTATGCAG AGATGCATCATTGATGGCTATGAGAAGGCGTATTGAAGGCTTGACAccagaagaaataagaaatcttTCCCGAGATGAAATGCACATGCCAACAACTATGGAAGACTTTGAAATAGCTTTGAAGAAAGTTTCTAAATCTGTATCTGCTGCGGACATTGAGAAATATGAGAAATGGATAGTTGAATTTGGATCATGCTGA